tacagtcctttgagttgaacgcagtaatcggatgaagtccagtttattgtccaaagagcgtacgttagccagtacgatggtggggatggatggcttgtgtgggttagccgttagcctagcccggatacctccgcgcttacccctcttctgcttcctctcacgccgcttgtggcacCTCTGCTGTGGGcaagatgcagcagtgggggtcggtgatgatgtaggcctccggagcagtctGAGATCTCGCAGCTGTTCCACGTGCGCGGAGTTTagctctaaaaatgcggctctgccgacatccagcagaaactcatgcctgtatgcgcgcttaaagacagatagacgcgatgacgacgtacaaaaacactgcgactcacaagacaaaaaacacgaaaacaccattctgtcgggacagagagaagccgctgcgtgtggacgcgccgctaTCTTGTTTGTATAACGCATAATATATTCAAGCGTCTTTGGTTTTTCCCTATGTtttgtacaaaacaaaaccggaaatcgagggtGTATGACATCAGCGTGAGTGCATCAGACAGAGCCTGAAAGGGTGTGAGAGTTGGCAAGCCTGCAGAAGTTATTACAAGAACTCGATGCTTTCAAAGTGGGTTTTGAGCAAAaaattttaagttacattttgaATGTAACTTGTTGTAATTGTacctttaattatattttcagatgtattcttgtaagcattatgGATGGTTTGTGTTTCTGATGAAGAACCAAAAagttatttatcttaatttaatgcccTATCTTGAGCAGCGGACGATGTAAACCATACGAGATACATAcgctaaatgaagaaaaaatgcattgctgGTCGGCGCCACCTAGCATGCAGGCGTGAATTAGCAGAAGGCAAACAATCATTTCGTGCTCGGTGTGAAAGCACTGTTCTTCGACGATTTGCCTCTCTTTTTCGCATCGCGCTCAGTGTGAAAAGGCCTTAACAGCTTTTCGCTGTGGCACTTTCATGCATTAGTCAAACGCAGTTGTTCAATCCTGTTACTGaagttatttgtaataaaaacaataaaatacatttgatttaattcatGGGAAGCTGATGGGAAGTGATTTAGTATACAAATGCAACTCTtcttattcaaataataataataaaaaaggttgtatacattttatttgcttcATTTGTTTGGTTAATCTGTattgcaaataaagaaaaaaatacaaaataaattagttttaagttttaaactgCATTCAGACATGTGCCACatagcatattaaaaaaaaaaaaaagattcaataaaacatttagttttgctTCCTTAGTTAGATTTCTGAAGGTTAAGAACATTCATTGAGCAAGAAACAATAGATCacttgattgtttaaaaaaataagtttcaaGCCTTGTTTTTGTACCCTTTTTATGCAAAGGGAAGTCAAATTATAAAACAAGCATTTGTAAGCAGAGCATGAAGGCAAAGGGTATGAGGTAAAAGGGTGAGGTCTTCTCAAGTCTACTGTGCAACCACTGACTAACCTctagattttttgttttggtttgtttgtttttttggggttgtctttttttatttattttttttagtgtaaacaTCCGTATTCATGAAAACATGGTATCTAAGCGTCCCTCTTGCCTAAAATGCTTGTCCTCGTGACTTGGTTCTGGATGGCTTACTACGTTGATTAATTtggtttctgtatgttttttctgTGTTGATTATGTGTGCATATCAGATGACTAGAGTGACCCAGGCTACACTACTACACTAGCCTGACTCAAGGCTTTGTTTTCCAAGCCACTATACCCGCCGGGGCCCACGCTGCCTTCAAGGGGGGAATGTGACCAGGAGCGTAGCCGCTGAACCTTCCGAGATGGACACCttgtctctttttgttttcttttattttattttcatttcctttttttttatttctctcacaTGTTGTCCCTTTTTTTTTGCCTCTTAGAAGAGTTGCATATTCattgtattgtttttctttttttgttttcctgtccCCTTGTCCCTCGTCCCCAATCCCACAGTTGCACCCCTTTGCCTGTCTTTGAATGCTGTCCAGGTTGACTTGCCGCACAGTATTGGAGGGAAGTTTGAACGGTACAAGGGCAGCTCTTATTGATATCTAATGCATTAAGATTtcgtcctctctctctttctctctcgctcctctCCACTGATCTGCTCAGGGTTTtactttgaaaaattatatattcctTCATTATGTAATATAACCACACAGTGCCTCTTAAAAGTATTCAGACTCTTCACcaattttgtttttactgaattataagtactgaaatacatttttttgtattcagaGCACTAAACTGAATGTCAGGCTTTGTTAGAAAATATTCTCAAATgctcttaattattattttgttggttatttatataatttatttttaaaattcttgaaaaacttttagtagcctgaatgcactgtaagtcgctttggataaaagtgtctgccaaatgcataaatgtagatcaggactttcagtttcagtttttcagtttcaAAGCTTCAGTTTGTAAGCTAAAACAGGTTctcttttagtattttttttttttaatacttattatctagggctgcatgatatatcAATAAAATTGCCATTGCAATAAGGCTAAGtgtgaatataaaaatagaagttgccatttaattaattaaataaatgtgctaTGGGTTTTGGAGTGAAAcgcagcactgtgttcatttacttGTGTGGAGCTTGATGTTTCTAAGCCTAAtagttttacatttgtaaatatgtaaataatagcATTGTAATTTTACAGACATGCTAttaaatcaagttttaatatttatttttgaaacatatTGCAACGTATCGGATTtttgaaattattacattataatagcattaatgcaatatttcttatcttgttaagtgtttttatgtaataatcagtaaaaattaatgtgtgtgtgtatatttgtagtCAGTGTGGCATGTGAAGACTCAGGgaaacactttaataaaaaaaaaaaaagtaaatttctgattcttttatttattttttcatttatttttttaatttttgtcttaTTAACTTCTCccctacaaaaaaacaaaacaaaaaaaaaaaacacaccagtcATTctcaaattattcattattttcaaatTGAGCTATTCAAGATATTTGGTGAAAATTACTACTTTTTATATCactgaaaaactaaatattgcaaTATCAGTTTATTCCTGTGTAGGATCTGTAATTCAGTAAAATGACAGAATTGCTAGTAAAGAGTGTTTAGAATTGCTTGTTTTTGCAAGGCACTTTTGTTCAGTTCACTGTAATGACAAGAAATAAAATCGTTCTTCTAAAAAGGCTCACAACATTGAACATGTTTAACTCCGTTGCATGGTTTTGGGGAACATTGTCTTTAGAGTAGTACTGAAGTGGCTGAAAGTCACATTTGAGGTTGAAGTAGTTCTTCACTTAACACAACAGCACAGATATACCAACCAACAGTTAGTTAACCCATGAATATTATAGTCAGTGTAAGCGCAAAGCATGcgtgtatactgtatgttatacCAACATTGGCTGAAACGTATTTggaaaaattatatgttttttaactttattgtGAAGGCAGTAATTTTTAGGGGAGATCATTTGAAGGGGGGGTTTTCAAAGAcacttaaaatgttcttcttttcTGTATCTGATGTTCTATGTGCTATTAGTGTGATGCAGCCAACATGAACGGTTGTCTTGTGTTGCACACCCTTTCCAACACTGCGACACGATCACCCCAGGGAGAAAAGTGCCCATGCTTGATATCGTATGGTTCATGACCAATATCTTTCCAGTACAGGTGACCCATATACCACAAAGTGTTTACTCATTCTTTACATGttctgttctgatttttttttcttttttaaagagaGAAAAGGACAAATTACAATgttcttttctctgtttttgtgcaAAAGTCATCCTGTTTACAGTATGTCATGTGTTGATAGTAAAAAGAGTAGCTATGCTAGTTCAGATTGTTCATGGTCGGGGTTGGAGATGCTTAGGGTGGGTTTTAGAGCGCTAGGCTGTTGGTGGACCCTCGTCTGAATCTTGGGTCATAGGTGAAGCAGCTGGAGACGTCTCCATTGGCCTCTCTAATGCTGGTGCTCTTGTTATTCAGGAAAAATCCCTGAAGAGGCAAAGGCGCTCTCGCTTTTGGCCCCCGCCGTGCCAGTGGCCAGCCTGATGAGCGGAGGAGGACTTCTGCCCATTCCTAGCCCCACTACACTACAGAATGTAAAAACACAATCTCACAACTTAAGGCTGGAAAACACTACACTGTTTTTTCCCCAGGTTTTTGCTCAAATTTGCAGTTTGGAGGAGCCAGTGGTAGTTGGAAAAAGGCAGCAAGTTTGCAGATTTGGGGCAGTCGAAGTTGACACTTTTCACAGAAAGTCATGTAATGTGTGATGGGCAATAgattttagctttagctttagaTTATGATTCCATCCCGTCGCACAATGTATAAAAAGTCATGTGTAGCATGGGTAGGGCCTATATTTAAAGCAGTAGCCatcaatacattgtatgggtcaaaattatcgatttttcttttatgccaaaaatcattaggatattaagtaaagatcatgttccatgaaaatattttgtaaattgcctactgtaaatatatcaaaacttaatttttgattagtaatatgcgttgctaaggacttaatttggagaactttaaaggtgattttctcaatatttagaatttttgctccctcagattctagatttttaaatagttggcTAAATATTCTTGAACAAATAttttcctatcctaacaaaccatacatcaatggaaagcttatttatttagatgatgtataaatctcaatttaaaaaaactaacccttatgactgtttttgtggtccagggtcacgtatcAATTTTTTGGTATCACATGTCTCCTAATAATAAGGTGTTtgacttgaaagtctggtagtgtatgATGACAAGTTTGTCATTTTCAAAGTCGTCAAGTGTATCATTCttagtgttttaaattattttcaaatttaaaagttgtgtagtgtattccagcctttactgaattatgaaaaaaaatcacctacatcATCAGCAGCATGCCACAGATTTACTGTATTATTTCGAATTGTCAGTTGTCACTAAAGTCTTATATTTGTTGGCCGACAGTGTGGTCTTCCTTTAGCTAATCTGGGGGTCCTGAAATCTAGTTTGGACACATCTGTGGCGGCTCTAAATGCAATTGCTTCACAGCCTCCGCTCATGGGAAATGTAGATCCTTCTAAAGTCAATGAGATCAGGAGGACGGTATATGTCGGCAATTTGAATTCACAGGTAagtacaaaaatgtaattcattcggGGGCTATTTGCAAGTGCAGATAGTGTTAGATACTAATACTTACATATTGGCAGATACTATTTGCAGCTCAGTGTatttgtagtacattataaaacagtatgcattaAGCTGAAATAATCAAGGTGTCATTGAAGGCTCAAGAATGAAGGTCCAAGTCGCCCCAACATAATTACTATTGCCACTACATGACAAATGCGTAGAAAACTCAATGTAATTAAAGTGAGCATCAAAAATGACATCAAGATTGGTTTTTGTCTTTCAAGCACACATTGTACTTGTTTTGTCAATGTCCTGTAGAGCACCACAGCAGAGCAGCTCCTCAAGTTCTTCAAGCAAGTGGGAGATGTTAAGTTTGTTAGAATGGCAGGAGATGAAACCCAGCCTACACGTTTTGCTTTTGTGGAGTTTGCTGATCAGGAATCAGTGACACGAGCGCTTACATTTAATGGAGTCATGTTTGGCGACAGACCACTAAAGTGAGTGTTCTTTTTTGAGAAAGCGACTCTTCTGAACCCtttaaatacacacaataaattACGAGTTTTCTTTAATACAAGATTTTCAGTGCCTCCTTTTTTATCTATGTGCTagcattctgtatttttaatacttattaaTCAACTTTTTTAGGATTAACCACTCCAATAATGCCATAGTGAAGCCTCCAGAGCTCACACCTCAAGCTGCGGCCAAAGAGCTGGAGGACGTGATGAAGAAAGTCAGAGAGGCTCAGTCAACCATTGCTGCTGTTATCGAGCCAGGTATGTCCTCTCTAGCCTGGACAGGCACAAACAGAGTGAGGCtttctctaaatatatatatatttttttaattgatgagaGTTTTGAATGTTTCTTCTAGAAGATAAAAATCATTCATCCAGTAGATCTAGACGTTCTAGAAGGTCCAGATCTCACTCTCGCTCCCCATCACACTCACAAAGAAAGCGATCCAGATCCAGGCAAAGGTAAATTACACACATCCTTAAGCATGCTTTCCATGTTAACTCATGCAAGCTTAAGGCTACTCACAGTTAAGTAGTTAATGTACTCTCAAGCTAaccttttgaaaaagtaattagttacataagatgcaataataaaaacaaacatattactAACAttgtatgtaattatatttttatttccttcatGTGAATTTGAATGAACATCTGGAAGTAGTTAGCATAGACATTTCAGTTTAAGAGTCCTGGTGTATTTCATCTTGTTTATTCTTAAAAGAACCCTAAATAGCATAAATTGGAACACAAACCAATTTTAATGCAcattgaataaatttttttttaccccgTTTTACTGATATAAGTCCTGATTGAAAATGTACCCCAGCCTGTTTAATTAAGTAAAAGAATCTGAATTATTTTGAGATTGTATGGGTCTCTTCTGTATCAACAGACAATATCAATTTTAATGGTTcaggtctttaaaaaaaagttgtaaattttattttaatttccgcAGATACACTGTATTACATCACCTGAGCTTTGCTTGTTATATATGTTCGGACATAAAttccactttattttaatgttagtaTCTAGAAATGTTCACTGTAGTAAtggaaaaataacttttttttttctttttttcaatgatGTTTAAAGGGGACGCCTGTCCCAAAGATCACGGCAGAAGGTGAATGACTCCCGTGGGTCCTATAAGAGGCGCTCACGTTCCCGAGAAAGGAAACACAGCCGAAGTCGATCTTATTCTAGGTTAACCTGAACCACCATATCGGCCTCTTTACACTCATATTCTGTTTTTGTCTGACAAAGGACATTTTAGACCAGTGTTGTTTCTTATCCACAGGGACCTAAGGAAGGACAAGGATGGCAAAGTAAGCAAGGAAGGTGACTGGGAAGAAAAGAGGCCACGGGACAAAAAGGGAAGGACGCCTCCTAAAGGCTACAGTGGCTCTAGACGTTCCCGCAGCATAAGCAGGTCAGAAGAAAGTGTCCGTATTAAACCTGAAACAAAGTTTGAATGCTCAAAATATCACCTACAATGCAAAAAAGTGCTCAACCAGGtactgttgttttttctttttttctttttctttttttagtgatATCAGtcgattaaaaaataatgaattaatctcacatttttttctgaaattaatcatgattaatcctacctaacattaaagtttttaaatatacaaattgcaataatttcacatttaatcttcaaattaatgtagaaacaacaaagtACAGTTTTATAGAcggtatatttttaagtaataaggTTCGAGAGGCGGCGCTGTATCGTGAATAAATCACGGCTGAAGGGTGTTGTTAGGCACGACGCTGttaccaaacaataaaaaaaattaaaaccaaaaatgtatgaattgaaatgttacttttttttaagcaagtttgttaaatgctgtccttttgctaaaaaaaaaaaaagttcctgatAGCAATAGTAAATGGCAAGAGAATGTTCCGAACATGCCTCATGCTTAAACAAAAACAGAGAATAGGAGCTCTTAACATCcgttgtgtcattttttttttaaaaccatatataatattttctcacacacatacatctgcttATCTCTCAGCATGAGAAAACGTCTGTTTTCcatcttttagttttaaaacagacTGATTCGTGTCTCAGCGTGAGTTTGCAAGCCTCATTACAGTGTACACTTATGGACATATGGACAAAGCTACAGAATCATacctgaaacagaaaacagtaatattttctCCTCACCTCGGAAactacaggtacatctcaaaaaattataatatcatggaaaagttatttattttttgcaatttaaatcaaaaagcaaacttttttatattctagattcattgcacacaaactaaaatatttcaagagttttttgttttaattctgatggttaagacttacagcttaggaaaattaaaaaaatcagtatctcaaaaaatatgaatattttctcaaagatccatcaaaaaaagatttacaaaacagaaatgttcaagatctccaaagtagtTTAATTATGCaatcaatacttggttggggctccttttgcacgaattactgcttcaatgcggtgtGTGAAGAAAgccaatcagcctgtggcactgctgaggtgttattgaagcccaggttgcatgctcgtagtttcatttacgctttaatatgaaatatataacgTAAAttgtttttactgacatatggcctggcaacatctcatctgactgcAGTTCACTGATGTTCTACTGAACTTCCTCGTCACCTGTACCGTTTCTGTGCTCGTTTGACTAGTGCCTGGTGCTGAGGCGAAGTGGAGTGTGTGTCTGAAAAGTCTCCTGTTTGATGTGTTCATAAAGACTTTCTGCttctaaataaatgctattcttgtcaagaaaaaaaagagaccgAAGCAgaagttgtgagtggggtggccaactcAAGGCAAGCTCCGCCCCTGCGTAAAATTTCGTTAAATATTGTTAACGTTGTTAAACTGGAAAAAGTAATCACCTGTGTTAACACGCTATTTTGACAGCACTAGGTTTTTTAGAAGTTAGCTTGTGTGTTTAGATAAAGATGataatatttttccatttttctcaCAGAGGCCATAAGAAAAGAAGCAGCTCTCGATCCAGGTCACCAAGATGGAGAGCCAGGTCACCATCACCGTCTAAAAGGTTTACTGTGTGAGACAATTTGTGTCTGACGTAATTGTTTGATCAGACTCATTACTAAATCTTAATCTCTTCTGTATATTTTCAGAGGCAAGAAAGATAAAAAGAGGGATAAAGGACGGGACAGTAGCAGGGAAAGGACAGAAATCTCAATGTCCAGGAGGAAAAGCAGGGATTATGAACCTAAATCTAAACCATCACTGGTTTGTccaatttatatttcaaacacacacctcatttacatttacacattcagTTTATGAAACACAATTTGTATTGGTGATTTGGTGCCGTAATTTTGAGTTGAGGTTACATAAATTAACACCAACACAAATACTCTGTGACTTATAATGTTAATAGCGCCATGTAAGTGCAGTCACTTTATTCATATTGTGGTTTTCATGAAACTACGCCAATGCCAGGTACAGCTAATCATATTGTGGGTTTGGTTATGGGAGAACAGCTAGTGTCAATAAGTATTCTTCTGACCAATGTGAATTTCTTATGTGTTCAGTTTGCTGGATTAATAACCAGTTTGCATTAATACTATTATATTGTATTGCCATTATATTTGAATGCTGAAGTGATAAATGAAAACTCCATACCTCTAATTCTCATATTGAGGTACTCACTGCTCCCCATGCATCTCAAAGAgctcactgtgtgtgtttgttttaaataatttgcacAACATGAGTGCTGCTCTAGTTTTTATAGATAAGAAACAGATGATCACAGCTGATCCTCTCAAAGATCAACTTTCACAGTCTTTTTTGGCCTGTCTACCTCTGATAACCAACAATATGACTGCTTTAACAGTAAAGCTTTTTTATTTCCCCCAAATCTTACATCTTTCTGACGAAGTCCTTTGTGACATTTTTGTCATTCGAAGAAAACACTTTCGATGTGGAACATCAAAACATCAGTCTGAAAATGAATACATCGGTTACAGAATCTAAAAATCAATCATACGTAGTGTAGTGTCTTTCTAgctttgtatgtatttatgtgacttttataaatatgatttatcaCATGAATCATTTGCATTGGCCAGTAATGGACTTACAATGCAAGAAACTGAATAAATTATGGTTTGATAAAGTACTGAactatatttatgatatatattcaaaactttaaggtaaggtttattttatttagtttgatcagtaagatttatgttaatgtttttgaaagaaggctctcatgttcaccaaggctacatttaattgataaaaaatatatttatattgttaggtaaaacagtaaaaaagtctgctacttaatatttttgtggaaaccatgctacttttttcaggattttttgacgaatagaaaaaaattgcatttatgtgaaatagaaatcttttgtaaaattctaCATgtcttttgatcattttaatgcattgttgtAGAAATTCTCCTACGCACCTGACCTAAGTTTTTAGTTGTTGTCGTCTACTGGCGACACCCAAAGCATCAACATTTACAGAGTTTATACTGTAGCGTGTTTACTGGCGACAACACTATCACTTTGAACATTATCACTTCGGACTAAGATCTTTAGTGCTCCACTAACCTGCTGCGCAGCAGAAACCAGACAGACTCCAGACAGTGCCTTTGAATATGCTTTAATCATGGCTGGGAGGACCTCATACCAATCACAGAGAATCCCTCCaacaaaaagaacacattttgctgaaatataatTGGTTCTTCATATGTGCAATTCAGCAAACCTCCTCCCTGTTACTGGCAAAACAAATTCGGTGTTTGATTACCTCATTTTGTTACTTGTGTCATGGATTGTGGTTATGATTATATTCAGACAGATGTCTAGACGCTTTGTCGTTGCGCACTTTGGACTAAGTGTTGGGGACATGGGATGCTTTCAGTCAGATTTACTCTTGTAAGTCCGGTTTGATTTTTTTCAGATGGAGAGGGGCTACGAGCCGGCGGACCACGAGTATGACAGTGACATGGATGGGTTGGGTTCTGTGGGTAGTGACGACAGATCTCCTCAAGCTCATCTCAACGGCAGCTATAGGAGCACTTACGTCGAGGAGTATGATCTCTCTGCAGCTGAGTGATTCGCGTGTACCCATAATGCCAAGAACAGTGATGTTGTCTGGAGAGCACAGCATCATGTATGATACTGTAACAGCTGTCACTCCTTTTGAAGTACTTTCTCTTGCGTCCATTGCTGTGTGATTGTAGGCTTCTGAAAACATTTTCTACTGCTGTGAATATGCTAACTGTCATATGATATTCATATGGatgaaaatgtaaagttttggATAGATCTTTATTGTGCTGAGAGATGCGGTGTGCTGAATGAAGGTGCTTTTGTTGAGGTCACTTTTTTAAATcagctttgcatttgttttcttttgcatgtAACGTTGTGTTTACATTCTTGTGGGAAGATGTTGTTTTATgctattttgtttctcttttcagTCCATCTTACTAAAACAAGCCATTATTACTGtgaatctaaaaaaatattatattttaccccaaaatcaaaataacatattttgcataaagaccataatgcatattttaagatgtttttgatttttcttttgacATTTAAGTACATTTCCTTTAAAACTCTGATTATTGCTATAATGTAAAAACATCCTGCCtggacagatttatttatttattattattat
The sequence above is drawn from the Cyprinus carpio isolate SPL01 chromosome B5, ASM1834038v1, whole genome shotgun sequence genome and encodes:
- the srek1 gene encoding splicing regulatory glutamine/lysine-rich protein 1 isoform X4, whose product is MVHDQYLSSTGKIPEEAKALSLLAPAVPVASLMSGGGLLPIPSPTTLQNCGLPLANLGVLKSSLDTSVAALNAIASQPPLMGNVDPSKVNEIRRTVYVGNLNSQSTTAEQLLKFFKQVGDVKFVRMAGDETQPTRFAFVEFADQESVTRALTFNGVMFGDRPLKINHSNNAIVKPPELTPQAAAKELEDVMKKVREAQSTIAAVIEPEDKNHSSSRSRRSRRSRSHSRSPSHSQRKRSRSRQRGRLSQRSRQKVNDSRGSYKRRSRSRERKHSRSRSYSRDLRKDKDGKVSKEGDWEEKRPRDKKGRTPPKGYSGSRRSRSISRGHKKRSSSRSRSPRWRARSPSPSKRGKKDKKRDKGRDSSRERTEISMSRRKSRDYEPKSKPSLMERGYEPADHEYDSDMDGLGSVGSDDRSPQAHLNGSYRSTYVEEYDLSAAE
- the srek1 gene encoding splicing regulatory glutamine/lysine-rich protein 1 isoform X1, whose protein sequence is MSGMPGTNVIQITNLSSAVSSDQMRTLFGFLGDIDELRLYPPDNAPLTFSSKVCYIKYREPSSVGVAQHLTNTVFIDRALIVVPCAEGKIPEEAKALSLLAPAVPVASLMSGGGLLPIPSPTTLQNCGLPLANLGVLKSSLDTSVAALNAIASQPPLMGNVDPSKVNEIRRTVYVGNLNSQSTTAEQLLKFFKQVGDVKFVRMAGDETQPTRFAFVEFADQESVTRALTFNGVMFGDRPLKINHSNNAIVKPPELTPQAAAKELEDVMKKVREAQSTIAAVIEPEDKNHSSSRSRRSRRSRSHSRSPSHSQRKRSRSRQRGRLSQRSRQKVNDSRGSYKRRSRSRERKHSRSRSYSRDLRKDKDGKVSKEGDWEEKRPRDKKGRTPPKGYSGSRRSRSISRGHKKRSSSRSRSPRWRARSPSPSKRGKKDKKRDKGRDSSRERTEISMSRRKSRDYEPKSKPSLMERGYEPADHEYDSDMDGLGSVGSDDRSPQAHLNGSYRSTYVEEYDLSAAE
- the srek1 gene encoding splicing regulatory glutamine/lysine-rich protein 1 isoform X3; the encoded protein is MLSRLTCRTVLEGSLNGKIPEEAKALSLLAPAVPVASLMSGGGLLPIPSPTTLQNCGLPLANLGVLKSSLDTSVAALNAIASQPPLMGNVDPSKVNEIRRTVYVGNLNSQSTTAEQLLKFFKQVGDVKFVRMAGDETQPTRFAFVEFADQESVTRALTFNGVMFGDRPLKINHSNNAIVKPPELTPQAAAKELEDVMKKVREAQSTIAAVIEPEDKNHSSSRSRRSRRSRSHSRSPSHSQRKRSRSRQRGRLSQRSRQKVNDSRGSYKRRSRSRERKHSRSRSYSRDLRKDKDGKVSKEGDWEEKRPRDKKGRTPPKGYSGSRRSRSISRGHKKRSSSRSRSPRWRARSPSPSKRGKKDKKRDKGRDSSRERTEISMSRRKSRDYEPKSKPSLMERGYEPADHEYDSDMDGLGSVGSDDRSPQAHLNGSYRSTYVEEYDLSAAE
- the srek1 gene encoding splicing regulatory glutamine/lysine-rich protein 1 isoform X5; amino-acid sequence: MSGMPGTNVIQITNLSSAVSSDQMRTLFGFLGDIDELRLYPPDNAPLTFSSKVCYIKYREPSSVGVAQHLTNTVFIDRALIVVPCAEGKIPEEAKALSLLAPAVPVASLMSGGGLLPIPSPTTLQNCGLPLANLGVLKSSLDTSVAALNAIASQPPLMGNVDPSKVNEIRRTVYVGNLNSQSTTAEQLLKFFKQVGDVKFVRMAGDETQPTRFAFVEFADQESVTRALTFNGVMFGDRPLKINHSNNAIVKPPELTPQAAAKELEDVMKKVREAQSTIAAVIEPEDKNHSSSRSRRSRRSRSHSRSPSHSQRKRSRSRQRGRLSQRSRQKVNDSRGSYKRRSRSRERKHSRSRSYSRDLRKDKDGKVSKEGDWEEKRPRDKKGRTPPKGYSGSRRSRSISRSEESVRIKPETKFECSKYHLQCKKVLNQF
- the srek1 gene encoding splicing regulatory glutamine/lysine-rich protein 1 isoform X2, with the protein product MSGMPGTNVIQITNLSSAVSSDQMRTLFGFLGDIDELRLYPPDNAPLTFSSKVCYIKYREPSSVGVAQHLTNTVFIDRALIVVPCAEGKIPEEAKALSLLAPAVPVASLMSGGGLLPIPSPTTLQNCGLPLANLGVLKSSLDTSVAALNAIASQPPLMGNVDPSKVNEIRRTVYVGNLNSQSTTAEQLLKFFKQVGDVKFVRMAGDETQPTRFAFVEFADQESVTRALTFNGVMFGDRPLKINHSNNAIVKPPELTPQAAAKELEDVMKKVREAQSTIAAVIEPEDKNHSSSRSRRSRRSRSHSRSPSHSQRKRSRSRQRGRLSQRSRQKVNDSRGSYKRRSRSRERKHSRSRSYSRDLRKDKDGKVSKEGDWEEKRPRDKKGRTPPKGYSGSRRSRSISRGHKKRSSSRSRSPRWRARGKKDKKRDKGRDSSRERTEISMSRRKSRDYEPKSKPSLMERGYEPADHEYDSDMDGLGSVGSDDRSPQAHLNGSYRSTYVEEYDLSAAE